In the genome of Candidatus Lernaella stagnicola, one region contains:
- a CDS encoding NAD+ synthase → MNLRIALAQINTVVGDVPGNVARMIAVIDEAKAAGAELVAFPELAVTGYPPEDLVLRPHFLRQNLEAVERLAVAAEGIVVVAGFIDVADDAYNAAAVCADGGVRAVYRKIRLPNYGVFDEYRYFQAGVEPLVIHMGGRHIGLTICEDIWVPGGPAEELVVTGGCEVVLNISASPYHMGKIGERERMLSTRASDMGVYLAYCNLVGGQDELVFDGSSVIFDQDGKAIARARSFDEDLLICDLDLESVLVDRLSDPHSRHDRYESHLEGRSVAMVDVPNPQVAPGRLDCQLQQPPGPEEEVLRALVLGTGDYIRKNGFEKVALGLSGGIDSALVAAIAAEALGPANVHAVYMPSPYSSEQSTKDAIKLAESLGIPYQEVRIEDGMESFDRMLTPALDGKPEGTTAENIQARIRGTLLMAISNATGCLLLSTANKSESAVGYSTLYGDMAGGFAVIKDCPKLWVYRICRHINQRAGREIIPESVLTKAPTAELRPDQKDTDSLPPYEVLDPILEMLVEKDRSVADCVAAGFDEATVKRVMRMVQLAEYKRRQAAPGVRLTHRNFSKDRRWPITNRYRDE, encoded by the coding sequence ATGAACCTGCGGATCGCGCTTGCGCAAATCAACACCGTGGTGGGCGACGTACCGGGCAATGTGGCCCGCATGATCGCCGTGATCGACGAAGCCAAAGCCGCCGGAGCGGAACTGGTGGCGTTTCCGGAGCTTGCGGTCACCGGATACCCCCCCGAAGACCTCGTGTTGCGACCTCATTTCCTACGCCAGAATCTCGAAGCGGTGGAGCGCTTGGCCGTGGCGGCCGAGGGCATCGTCGTGGTCGCCGGTTTCATCGACGTGGCCGACGACGCGTACAACGCAGCGGCCGTGTGCGCCGATGGCGGCGTGCGGGCGGTCTACCGGAAGATCCGCCTGCCCAACTACGGCGTGTTCGACGAATACCGTTATTTTCAGGCGGGCGTGGAGCCGTTGGTCATCCACATGGGCGGGCGCCACATCGGCTTGACGATTTGCGAAGACATCTGGGTGCCGGGCGGCCCGGCCGAGGAGCTGGTTGTCACCGGCGGGTGCGAGGTGGTGCTCAACATCAGCGCCAGCCCCTACCACATGGGCAAAATCGGCGAGCGCGAACGCATGCTTTCCACGCGCGCCTCGGACATGGGCGTGTACCTGGCGTACTGCAATCTGGTGGGCGGTCAAGACGAACTCGTGTTTGACGGCTCGAGCGTCATTTTCGACCAAGACGGCAAGGCGATCGCGCGGGCGCGGTCGTTCGACGAAGACCTGCTGATCTGCGATCTGGATTTGGAGTCCGTATTGGTCGATCGCTTGAGCGATCCGCACTCGCGGCATGATCGGTACGAATCGCATCTGGAGGGGCGGAGCGTGGCGATGGTCGACGTACCGAACCCGCAGGTCGCGCCGGGGCGTCTGGATTGCCAACTGCAACAGCCGCCGGGACCCGAAGAGGAAGTGCTGCGCGCCTTGGTGCTGGGCACCGGCGACTACATTCGCAAAAACGGTTTTGAAAAAGTGGCGCTGGGGCTCTCGGGGGGCATCGATTCGGCGCTTGTTGCGGCCATTGCCGCCGAGGCGCTGGGGCCGGCCAACGTGCATGCCGTGTATATGCCCAGCCCTTATTCAAGCGAGCAAAGCACTAAAGACGCGATCAAACTGGCCGAAAGCCTCGGGATTCCTTACCAGGAAGTTCGCATCGAAGACGGCATGGAGTCTTTTGATCGCATGCTCACGCCGGCGCTGGACGGCAAACCCGAAGGCACCACTGCCGAGAACATCCAAGCCCGGATTCGCGGCACGTTGCTGATGGCGATTTCCAACGCGACGGGCTGCCTGCTGCTTTCCACGGCTAACAAGAGCGAGTCGGCGGTCGGATATTCCACGCTTTACGGCGACATGGCCGGCGGCTTCGCGGTGATCAAAGACTGCCCGAAGCTGTGGGTGTACCGCATTTGCCGGCACATCAACCAGCGAGCCGGGCGCGAGATCATCCCCGAAAGTGTTTTGACCAAAGCGCCGACGGCCGAGTTGCGCCCGGATCAAAAAGACACGGACTCATTGCCGCCTTACGAGGTGCTCGATCCGATTTTGGAGATGCTCGTCGAGAAGGATCGCAGCGTCGCCGATTGCGTGGCGGCCGGTTTCGACGAAGCCACCGTCAAGCGCGTCATGCGGATGGTGCAACTCGCCGAATACAAACGCCGCCAAGCTGCGCCCGGCGTGCGACTCACGCACCGCAATTTCAGCAAAGACCGCCGCTGGCCGATCACCAACCGCTATCGGGACGAGTAG
- a CDS encoding prepilin-type N-terminal cleavage/methylation domain-containing protein — MSACINKRTAGFTMIELLVVMLILSFLIGVGIISTRHLRNRAMLALFFEDMRRTKEAANHFAQDCGFMPPDVWRGVDPSFVEIDGYKKGNHSAVWQQVEKDLQKCWAGPYLREWKNNPWGGLYDWDNYPSDYSAWGIPGGGCYLTLKPATWGGQDGLPALEFEDILEAQGVDKSTEDNVVSVWMGKAPDFGVQGK, encoded by the coding sequence ATGTCCGCGTGTATAAACAAGCGAACCGCCGGCTTCACGATGATCGAGCTATTGGTCGTGATGCTGATCCTCAGCTTCCTGATCGGCGTGGGCATTATTTCGACTCGCCACCTGCGCAACCGCGCCATGCTGGCGCTATTCTTCGAAGACATGCGGCGCACGAAGGAAGCGGCCAATCACTTCGCGCAGGATTGCGGATTCATGCCGCCGGACGTGTGGCGGGGTGTGGATCCGTCGTTCGTGGAAATCGACGGATACAAAAAGGGCAACCACAGCGCCGTTTGGCAGCAGGTCGAGAAAGATCTGCAAAAATGCTGGGCCGGCCCCTATTTGCGGGAATGGAAGAATAATCCATGGGGGGGGCTGTATGATTGGGACAATTATCCATCGGATTATTCTGCCTGGGGCATTCCGGGCGGCGGTTGCTATTTGACCCTCAAGCCCGCGACTTGGGGAGGCCAAGACGGTCTGCCCGCCCTTGAATTCGAGGACATTCTGGAAGCACAGGGTGTCGATAAATCCACGGAGGATAATGTTGTGTCGGTCTGGATGGGCAAGGCGCCGGACTTCGGGGTACAAGGCAAGTAG
- the rlmB gene encoding 23S rRNA (guanosine(2251)-2'-O)-methyltransferase RlmB → MAHIVYGKRPVTEALRFRIEAVQALYLDPGRRAALSDIIDLAAAAQLEIRWESKKNLEKIAGRSGHQGAVAELKAHDYVSIKMFLQRKTKPPRTILALDGITDPQNFGACLRAAGAFGADLVLTTKRRSAPVTPAVVKASAGAAEVVPIARESNLVNSLNLLKKEGFWVFGLAAEADAALPDADLPPDIVLVLGSEGDGLHRLVEETCDQLLRIPAGGPIASLNVAQAATVALYEVFRSRLRD, encoded by the coding sequence ATGGCACATATTGTTTACGGCAAGCGGCCGGTGACCGAAGCGCTGCGATTCCGAATCGAAGCGGTCCAGGCCCTCTATTTGGATCCGGGGCGCCGCGCGGCGCTGTCGGACATCATCGACTTAGCCGCCGCGGCGCAGCTTGAAATCCGCTGGGAGTCAAAAAAGAACCTCGAGAAAATCGCCGGCCGGTCCGGCCATCAAGGTGCGGTAGCGGAACTAAAAGCGCACGATTATGTTTCCATTAAGATGTTTTTGCAGCGCAAGACGAAGCCGCCCCGCACCATTTTAGCGCTCGACGGCATCACCGATCCCCAGAATTTCGGCGCGTGCCTGCGGGCCGCCGGGGCCTTCGGCGCCGACCTCGTGCTGACTACCAAGAGACGCAGCGCTCCGGTTACACCGGCGGTCGTCAAAGCCAGCGCGGGGGCCGCTGAAGTCGTGCCCATCGCTCGCGAAAGCAACCTGGTAAACTCACTTAATCTATTGAAAAAAGAAGGCTTTTGGGTGTTCGGCTTGGCCGCCGAAGCCGACGCGGCGTTGCCGGACGCCGACTTGCCGCCCGATATCGTCCTGGTGCTGGGCAGCGAAGGCGACGGCCTGCACCGCCTGGTTGAAGAAACCTGCGATCAATTGTTGCGAATTCCCGCCGGCGGCCCCATCGCCAGCCTCAACGTCGCCCAGGCCGCGACCGTGGCGCTATATGAGGTATTCCGAAGCCGTTTGCGTGATTAG
- a CDS encoding DUF4382 domain-containing protein gives MKKQWFIIIALVALGVFVILACGGDGDDDGDDDAATASFQLRMIDAPIDDAEAVNLTISSIAVRGEEPHQGDDDMNSGDDGPNYASWIELEIEPTTYDLLALQNNVFAVLAEEELPFGDYSEIRLILECDGDSGGEIVIDGETYPLKVPSGCQSGFKLKGDFTVQEGAETILVMDLDARKSITETGNGKYILNPVARFIQAEDAGNIIGEVEPIVDRTVVYAFENGSFTGNNFADAIQSTMPDQGAFTIAALPAGDYDIVAGAPGYETGIYVEALSLATGEDRTLDEPVELIPAD, from the coding sequence ATGAAAAAACAATGGTTTATTATTATTGCACTCGTCGCGCTGGGTGTGTTCGTAATCCTCGCTTGCGGGGGTGATGGAGATGATGACGGCGATGATGACGCGGCGACCGCATCCTTTCAACTTCGCATGATCGACGCGCCGATCGACGATGCCGAGGCCGTCAATTTGACGATCAGCTCGATCGCGGTGCGCGGCGAAGAACCCCATCAGGGCGACGACGACATGAACTCCGGAGACGATGGACCAAACTACGCCTCGTGGATCGAACTCGAAATCGAGCCAACCACGTACGACTTGCTGGCATTGCAGAACAACGTCTTCGCCGTGTTGGCCGAAGAGGAATTGCCGTTCGGTGACTACAGTGAGATCCGCTTGATTTTGGAATGTGATGGCGATAGCGGCGGCGAGATCGTGATCGACGGGGAAACCTACCCCTTGAAGGTTCCCAGCGGCTGCCAGTCGGGCTTCAAACTAAAGGGCGATTTTACCGTCCAGGAGGGCGCGGAAACCATTCTGGTCATGGATTTGGATGCGCGGAAGTCGATCACGGAAACCGGGAACGGAAAATACATACTCAATCCGGTCGCCCGCTTCATCCAAGCCGAGGACGCGGGCAACATCATTGGTGAAGTCGAGCCGATTGTGGACCGTACGGTGGTGTATGCGTTTGAAAACGGCTCGTTCACCGGTAACAACTTCGCGGATGCGATTCAGTCGACGATGCCCGACCAGGGAGCGTTCACCATCGCGGCGCTGCCGGCCGGCGATTACGACATCGTTGCCGGTGCGCCGGGATACGAAACCGGCATATATGTGGAAGCGCTTTCCCTGGCTACAGGTGAAGATCGTACACTGGATGAGCCCGTCGAGTTGATTCCCGCCGACTAA
- a CDS encoding Dabb family protein: MLRHIVLIKLDPQKRAEALSAIVPALNELPSKIKEIRGYDVGVDSKRGANSADISLISEFDDASALQRYIEHPDHRRVVDELIKPNLSQIISVDYET; this comes from the coding sequence TTGCTTCGCCATATTGTTTTGATTAAGTTGGATCCCCAAAAGCGTGCCGAAGCGTTGTCGGCGATTGTGCCGGCGTTGAATGAATTACCGTCGAAAATCAAGGAGATACGTGGATACGACGTGGGCGTCGATAGCAAGCGCGGTGCCAACAGCGCCGATATCAGCTTGATTTCCGAGTTTGACGACGCTAGCGCGTTGCAGCGCTACATCGAGCACCCCGATCACCGTCGTGTCGTGGACGAACTTATCAAGCCGAACCTCAGCCAAATCATTTCCGTCGATTACGAAACGTAA
- a CDS encoding cellulase family glycosylhydrolase yields MLRKSPALGFVTLVLVLLLAAFPACDGDESSPSTDDDDTIDDANDDDDDTNNDAIDDDDDTIDDDNDDNDTDDDDDDDDDNDTTPPENDDWRYMWDDQGRAIIFHGCNLDGSAKGASGLPAFTREEVLTLSEQWGFNFARYLIFWARIEPEMGVYDEDYLDEVEIRLDWAHEAGLKVVLDMHQDLWGPFVGSRQGEGSDGAPEWATITDGWPHIPFDEIFGGWAFNYLSPAINRAFDNFWAYDRHPELQDHFAAMWAHVAERFGDHPAVIGYDPLNESWQGTNMFRYQEFDQTLYSDFNERVINAIREVDADNWIFYEPCAFATNQGLPNHLRALSDPRPGEPRLAYFPHLYSAFIDLLGGYRPEVDHTLTLWEAFRRAEGERQRAPLFAGEWAMLSWFDEENRTQWNDEALRMFERVTAGWAYWDCGSLKHNSEAHFFDLVTSAYPRVVAGFPTSYGYDPDTRTLTLEFDDRPGASGPTEIFIPAERDYPDGFDMEVDDPPDTWTSQWDADSGVLSIWTDPTLGAHVIRIVPN; encoded by the coding sequence ATGCTGCGCAAATCGCCCGCCCTCGGTTTTGTCACACTCGTTCTCGTGCTGCTTCTCGCCGCGTTTCCGGCGTGTGATGGCGATGAATCGTCACCCTCAACCGACGACGACGACACAATCGACGACGCCAACGATGACGACGACGACACCAACAACGACGCGATCGATGACGACGACGACACAATTGATGACGACAATGATGACAATGACACCGATGACGATGACGACGACGATGACGACAACGACACCACGCCCCCCGAAAACGACGATTGGCGATACATGTGGGACGACCAAGGCCGCGCCATCATCTTCCACGGCTGCAACCTCGACGGCTCGGCCAAGGGCGCGTCGGGTCTCCCGGCATTCACCCGCGAAGAGGTGCTGACCCTCAGCGAGCAGTGGGGCTTCAACTTCGCCCGGTACCTGATTTTCTGGGCGCGCATCGAGCCGGAAATGGGTGTGTACGACGAGGACTATCTCGACGAAGTGGAAATCCGCCTCGACTGGGCCCACGAGGCCGGGCTGAAAGTCGTGCTCGATATGCACCAGGACCTCTGGGGGCCCTTCGTCGGCAGTCGCCAGGGCGAAGGCAGCGACGGCGCGCCGGAGTGGGCGACGATCACCGACGGTTGGCCGCACATTCCCTTCGATGAAATCTTCGGCGGCTGGGCGTTCAATTACCTGTCGCCGGCGATCAACCGCGCCTTCGACAACTTCTGGGCCTACGATCGCCACCCCGAATTGCAGGACCATTTCGCCGCGATGTGGGCGCATGTGGCCGAGCGATTCGGCGACCATCCGGCGGTCATCGGCTACGATCCGCTCAACGAATCGTGGCAGGGAACCAACATGTTCCGCTACCAGGAATTCGACCAAACCCTGTACTCGGATTTCAACGAGCGAGTGATCAACGCCATCCGCGAGGTCGATGCCGACAACTGGATTTTCTACGAACCGTGCGCGTTTGCCACCAACCAAGGCCTGCCCAACCACCTGCGCGCGCTGAGCGACCCGCGTCCGGGCGAGCCGCGCCTGGCGTATTTCCCGCACCTCTACTCGGCGTTCATCGATCTACTCGGCGGTTACCGCCCGGAGGTCGATCACACGTTGACGCTGTGGGAAGCGTTCCGCCGCGCCGAAGGTGAGAGGCAGCGCGCGCCGTTGTTCGCCGGCGAATGGGCAATGTTGTCCTGGTTCGACGAGGAAAATCGCACGCAATGGAACGACGAAGCGTTGCGCATGTTCGAGCGCGTCACGGCCGGGTGGGCGTATTGGGATTGCGGTTCGCTAAAGCACAACAGTGAAGCGCACTTCTTCGATCTGGTCACATCGGCTTATCCGCGCGTCGTGGCGGGGTTCCCCACCTCGTACGGTTACGACCCGGACACGCGCACGCTGACGTTGGAGTTTGACGACCGCCCCGGTGCGAGCGGCCCGACGGAGATTTTCATCCCGGCCGAGCGCGATTATCCGGATGGTTTTGATATGGAAGTCGACGATCCGCCCGACACGTGGACCAGCCAATGGGACGCCGATTCGGGCGTGCTGTCGATTTGGACCGATCCGACCCTGGGCGCTCACGTCATTCGCATCGTTCCGAATTGA
- a CDS encoding glycoside hydrolase family 31 protein, giving the protein MRCLVFFFTLCLLFTLVFGCDHQDGGSADDDVVSDDDDDNLPDDDSAPDDDDDTTDDDSVPDDDDSADDDDTPFPPCGPVSLCERAVQDCGVDTSVDDCVEQLTDADVCYDPTALLSCSCACYPGADCGSFVACIEQCEQAHCPYPAAVPPEQPEPAIPGQKEQLPGKVDYTMDEEENNFILVGGGLRVTLRRDPFALQIVRIADEETLLATVDDPRDEGFAPLAVSADKGFYWNQFYWGYRGYYHHEGPWTNMARVVRFWQKADRIVFDVRDQSDRARTIIAIGPFYDGAVRIAAATQPGNEADDIDRMAFTFQSPSDEAYLGFGERFNRLDQRGKKIESWLEEGGIEPGSLRPLIEALFPEATPEWVLPSGEDGSYAPIPFFLSNHGYGFLADVPEPTHFDLAATHEDLWQIKAESNELAFVVFAGPTPAEALGQYTARTGRSQVPRPWMLAPWNFFAGYGGEDFRLADIPTSVNHEWTNITPTGSFRGHEAEIVARNEAKHDLGFKVLCYLQPRIDADDYPELWQEAADLDLLTRDENGDAYIQTVYLNIISFAEFHVSHIDFTAPDVDQWWHSVLQNIVDLSYDGTMYDFGEYTPPMVQFADGRDGHYWHNPYPLIYQRSGYNFFRELDDDPYDGLAPDYLYFNRSGYAGSQNWTYAMWSGDPSADWNVSDGLPAQVKAGLNVGLTGFAFWGHDIGGYHAYLVPAPTPELLKRWMQFGAFSGLMRDMVNSEVVNGERPLIFDSPDITYVVRKFQKLRTQLVPYIYNTAWQYRESGLPLMRHPVLVTPEDPAVWDVEYQYYFGDDFYVAPVIEAGATTWTFYLPEGEWINFWAQTEYDAGETGGGTGGFRIGGDQIIGGGQEITVAAPVETIPLFVRLGAAIPVVDPSVDTWADAAPESGVVTATDVAHLLHVWVWPDETTTTTLSDGSELTVKVKNGSIDVERDAVDEEGELWAQIAWTVDADAPEAVGDLLFVEGGDPLALAAGEWTWSETRRAVAFHGKAGRKKFVITWD; this is encoded by the coding sequence ATGCGTTGTTTAGTATTTTTCTTTACTCTCTGTTTGCTTTTTACTCTCGTGTTCGGCTGCGACCACCAGGACGGCGGTTCCGCTGACGATGACGTGGTGTCCGACGACGACGACGACAACCTTCCCGACGACGACTCTGCCCCCGACGACGACGATGATACGACCGACGACGATTCCGTCCCCGACGACGATGACTCCGCCGACGATGACGACACGCCCTTTCCGCCCTGCGGCCCCGTATCCCTTTGCGAGCGCGCCGTCCAGGATTGCGGCGTGGATACTTCGGTCGACGACTGCGTTGAGCAGTTGACCGACGCCGATGTTTGTTACGATCCCACGGCGCTTCTCTCGTGCAGTTGCGCCTGCTACCCCGGCGCCGACTGCGGGAGCTTTGTGGCCTGCATCGAACAATGCGAACAAGCCCATTGCCCCTATCCCGCCGCCGTGCCGCCCGAACAACCGGAACCGGCGATCCCGGGCCAAAAAGAACAGCTCCCCGGCAAGGTCGACTACACGATGGATGAGGAAGAAAACAACTTCATCCTCGTTGGCGGCGGATTGCGCGTGACGCTGCGCCGTGACCCCTTCGCTCTTCAAATCGTTCGCATCGCCGACGAAGAAACCTTGCTTGCGACCGTCGACGACCCCCGCGACGAAGGGTTCGCCCCGTTAGCCGTTTCGGCCGACAAGGGCTTCTATTGGAACCAATTTTATTGGGGGTATCGCGGGTACTACCACCACGAAGGGCCGTGGACGAACATGGCGCGGGTCGTCCGCTTTTGGCAGAAAGCCGACCGCATCGTGTTCGACGTGCGCGACCAAAGCGACCGGGCGCGCACCATCATCGCCATCGGACCTTTCTACGACGGCGCCGTTCGCATCGCGGCCGCCACGCAGCCGGGCAACGAAGCCGACGACATCGACCGCATGGCCTTCACCTTCCAATCGCCCAGCGACGAGGCCTACCTGGGTTTCGGCGAGCGTTTCAATCGACTCGATCAGCGGGGCAAGAAGATCGAGTCGTGGCTCGAGGAGGGCGGCATTGAACCCGGTTCGTTGCGGCCGTTGATCGAAGCCCTTTTCCCGGAGGCGACGCCCGAATGGGTGCTGCCCTCGGGCGAAGACGGCAGCTACGCGCCGATCCCCTTCTTCTTGTCCAACCACGGCTATGGTTTTTTGGCCGACGTTCCCGAGCCGACACATTTCGACCTGGCCGCGACCCATGAGGACCTCTGGCAGATCAAGGCGGAATCAAACGAATTGGCCTTTGTGGTGTTTGCCGGGCCGACTCCGGCCGAAGCGCTGGGCCAATACACGGCCCGCACCGGTCGCAGCCAGGTGCCGCGCCCGTGGATGTTGGCGCCGTGGAATTTCTTCGCGGGCTACGGCGGCGAAGATTTCCGGCTGGCCGACATCCCCACCAGCGTCAACCACGAATGGACCAACATCACGCCCACCGGCAGCTTCCGCGGGCATGAGGCCGAAATCGTGGCGCGAAACGAGGCCAAGCACGACCTGGGCTTCAAGGTGCTGTGTTACCTCCAGCCGCGCATCGACGCCGACGACTACCCCGAGTTGTGGCAGGAGGCCGCCGATCTCGACTTGCTCACGCGCGACGAAAACGGCGACGCCTACATACAGACCGTCTACCTGAACATCATCAGTTTCGCCGAGTTTCACGTCAGTCACATCGATTTCACCGCGCCGGATGTGGACCAATGGTGGCATTCGGTGTTGCAGAACATCGTCGACCTCTCCTACGACGGCACGATGTACGATTTCGGCGAGTACACGCCGCCTATGGTGCAGTTCGCCGACGGCCGCGACGGCCATTACTGGCACAACCCGTACCCGCTCATCTACCAGCGTTCCGGCTACAATTTCTTCCGCGAACTCGACGACGACCCCTACGACGGCCTGGCTCCGGATTACCTCTATTTCAATCGTTCGGGCTATGCCGGATCGCAAAACTGGACCTACGCCATGTGGAGCGGTGACCCCAGCGCCGATTGGAACGTCTCCGACGGTCTGCCCGCGCAGGTGAAGGCGGGCTTGAACGTCGGCCTGACGGGCTTCGCGTTTTGGGGGCACGACATCGGCGGCTACCACGCCTACCTGGTTCCCGCGCCGACGCCGGAACTACTCAAGCGCTGGATGCAGTTCGGCGCGTTCTCCGGCCTGATGCGCGACATGGTTAACAGCGAAGTCGTCAACGGCGAGCGCCCGCTCATTTTTGATTCGCCCGATATCACGTACGTCGTGCGCAAGTTCCAAAAGCTGCGCACCCAACTGGTGCCCTACATCTACAACACCGCGTGGCAATATCGTGAAAGCGGGTTGCCGTTGATGCGCCATCCGGTGCTGGTCACCCCCGAGGATCCGGCGGTGTGGGATGTGGAATACCAATACTACTTCGGCGATGACTTCTACGTCGCACCGGTGATTGAAGCCGGCGCCACGACGTGGACCTTCTACCTGCCGGAAGGCGAGTGGATCAACTTCTGGGCGCAAACTGAATACGACGCCGGGGAAACCGGGGGCGGCACCGGCGGCTTCCGCATCGGCGGCGACCAGATCATCGGCGGCGGGCAGGAAATCACGGTGGCGGCGCCGGTCGAGACCATTCCCTTGTTCGTGCGGCTTGGCGCGGCGATTCCGGTCGTGGACCCCTCGGTGGACACTTGGGCCGACGCCGCTCCGGAATCCGGCGTGGTCACCGCCACGGACGTCGCGCACCTGCTGCACGTGTGGGTGTGGCCCGACGAGACGACAACCACGACGCTGAGCGACGGTAGTGAATTGACCGTCAAGGTGAAAAACGGCTCCATCGACGTGGAACGCGACGCCGTCGACGAAGAAGGCGAGCTGTGGGCGCAAATCGCCTGGACCGTTGACGCCGACGCGCCCGAAGCGGTCGGTGACCTACTATTTGTCGAAGGCGGCGATCCCTTGGCGCTGGCGGCGGGTGAATGGACGTGGAGCGAAACGCGTCGCGCCGTGGCGTTTCACGGCAAGGCGGGGCGGAAGAAGTTCGTCATTACCTGGGATTGA
- a CDS encoding PilZ domain-containing protein yields the protein MENRRQKRVSKNLLAQVTTQTSAFFAYVQDLAKTGLGFSCNRNLSIGEEVEVKLNAPSKPTMVMKGRVAWQRNLPSIAKNKFQYGIGLTEHSDIYDAYVLELLKREYERRTDPRFTDVLTVQADDVLDLLDAAISDVSASGLYVRTGSPLVVGSQYEFKLESEELADPLFVLAEVVAVFDCDLDDLDHPYGAGFKIISFAGKGAEKFADYIKSLEELFKFHWPPEMDAAAK from the coding sequence GTGGAAAACAGACGACAAAAACGCGTTTCGAAAAACCTTCTCGCGCAAGTCACGACCCAAACGAGTGCATTTTTCGCCTACGTTCAAGACTTGGCCAAAACCGGCCTCGGCTTTTCGTGCAACCGAAATCTGTCGATCGGTGAAGAAGTGGAAGTAAAACTGAACGCGCCGAGCAAGCCGACCATGGTCATGAAGGGGCGCGTCGCCTGGCAACGTAACCTGCCGTCCATCGCGAAAAACAAGTTCCAGTACGGCATCGGGTTGACCGAGCACAGCGATATCTACGACGCGTACGTCCTCGAACTGCTCAAAAGGGAATACGAGCGCCGCACCGACCCGCGTTTCACCGATGTGTTGACCGTGCAGGCCGACGACGTACTCGACCTGCTCGACGCCGCGATTTCCGATGTTTCCGCCAGCGGTCTGTACGTGCGCACCGGCTCGCCCCTGGTGGTCGGCAGCCAATACGAATTCAAGTTGGAAAGCGAAGAATTAGCCGACCCCTTGTTCGTACTGGCCGAAGTCGTAGCCGTCTTCGATTGCGATCTCGACGACCTGGACCATCCCTACGGAGCGGGATTCAAAATCATTTCCTTCGCCGGTAAAGGCGCGGAGAAATTCGCCGATTACATCAAGAGCCTGGAAGAGCTTTTCAAGTTCCACTGGCCGCCGGAAATGGACGCTGCGGCCAAATAA
- a CDS encoding flavodoxin family protein, producing the protein MKVIALNGSPKKNGNTALLLNTVCEVFQEEGIETSIIHLPPLKLQPCTGCFKCRKTKDGKCHGVTDDTLNDVLAQVIEAEGMLIGSPVWFSNVTGHVKNFIDRAGMVVRMNDHLLSRKVGAAVVAVRRAGGIPTFDAINHFFHISGVVVPGSHYWNVGVGGGPGECRDDAEGIETMRVLGRNMAWVLKKLNA; encoded by the coding sequence ATGAAGGTCATCGCTTTGAACGGCAGCCCGAAGAAGAACGGAAACACGGCTCTACTACTCAACACGGTCTGCGAGGTTTTTCAGGAAGAGGGGATCGAGACGAGCATTATTCACCTGCCGCCGCTGAAACTGCAGCCGTGCACCGGCTGTTTCAAGTGTAGAAAAACGAAGGACGGCAAGTGCCACGGCGTGACCGACGACACGCTCAACGACGTGCTGGCGCAGGTGATCGAGGCTGAGGGCATGTTGATCGGCTCGCCGGTTTGGTTCTCCAACGTCACCGGCCACGTCAAGAACTTCATCGATCGCGCGGGCATGGTCGTGCGGATGAACGACCACCTGCTGTCGCGCAAGGTCGGCGCGGCGGTCGTGGCGGTGCGGCGCGCGGGCGGGATACCCACGTTTGACGCCATCAATCACTTTTTCCACATCAGCGGCGTGGTCGTGCCCGGGTCCCATTATTGGAATGTCGGCGTGGGCGGCGGGCCCGGCGAATGTCGAGACGACGCCGAGGGTATCGAAACGATGCGCGTGCTTGGACGCAACATGGCGTGGGTGCTCAAGAAGCTGAACGCGTAG